From Piscirickettsia litoralis, the proteins below share one genomic window:
- a CDS encoding pyocin knob domain-containing protein → MSLERPTTYPDFAMKDCTDPISGQPNVEEIPQKLIDYGYAFRDKPEFNKFNYIFRSVAQWIRYVDEVTQSFGYLPFNFGKDATTTTGLIFGYLQGSVTQNNESITVPAGTVALTANKTNIVYVDLTDTKVKATTSPLSDDANDVELYDITTDATQITNIVDKRTWINETASHQINWGNSSVAVKSQNGEVDVNVAGSTVFKATNSQVISNNPFKVQSGLVFADNTTQQSASFPLVQYNGKPLNAASSDANTIKKTGIYCATKTGMKNVPQYGYGWLTVLEYTDNNSVLQTWTTYAESSSTGHSTWSRLISSDGTVGDWRRVDSPVVAKDYNNVTCGILVDDLGDWNLVNSTGFFVCKNTSMKNGPSLGSTQGHWWTCHVIRVPDSDDLTQTITSLATDNTAPTFVRQYTTGKGWTSWQRIDYSMVANDARTIEIANGDANSFKDKAAHYSGTGYGWKNTPSSLGILSVYPYSDNPGCYQEFVGFEDGSYSSHNKYCRMLSRDGKTWSDWILITPQLVTKEQYCNNIYNWNGATKTQFIRSYSAQNQPVGGNVFFTGINLFLDDKQHKVTGQLAIRDNGETFTRAQVISSSDNPADKPYKPWIRNDNSPTGIKSDTLNRTQNSDGSLKVEVDLNQLHPVGALWITFNDKAIPPYQGKGITWKKITDIDADHAGRLLAIAGSNNFAVGAGAKAGTTATNDHTLTIDEMPEHNHGIPNDSNIQRGGSDVGVVKPTTANKSDDYTFNTGGGKPHSHGLDPARSGVIVWERTA, encoded by the coding sequence ATGAGCTTAGAACGCCCAACCACTTACCCCGATTTTGCAATGAAAGATTGCACTGACCCGATTAGCGGCCAGCCCAACGTTGAAGAAATTCCACAAAAGCTTATCGACTACGGCTATGCATTCAGAGATAAGCCAGAGTTTAATAAATTCAATTATATTTTTAGAAGTGTGGCACAGTGGATTCGTTACGTTGATGAAGTCACGCAGTCGTTTGGCTATTTACCGTTTAACTTCGGCAAGGATGCAACGACAACAACAGGCCTCATTTTTGGTTATCTGCAAGGCTCAGTGACACAGAACAATGAATCAATCACAGTGCCAGCCGGAACCGTTGCACTCACCGCGAATAAAACAAATATCGTCTATGTTGATTTAACTGATACCAAAGTCAAAGCAACAACCTCACCGCTTTCTGACGATGCAAATGATGTTGAACTCTACGACATTACTACAGACGCGACCCAAATCACTAACATCGTCGATAAGCGAACTTGGATAAACGAAACAGCCTCGCATCAAATTAATTGGGGGAACTCCTCAGTTGCGGTTAAAAGTCAAAACGGCGAGGTTGATGTTAATGTTGCTGGCTCTACGGTATTTAAAGCAACCAACTCTCAAGTTATTTCTAACAATCCGTTTAAAGTACAATCAGGTTTAGTTTTTGCTGATAACACCACACAACAAAGCGCGTCATTTCCTTTAGTTCAATACAACGGCAAACCACTTAACGCCGCAAGCTCTGATGCAAACACAATCAAAAAAACCGGTATTTACTGCGCGACGAAAACAGGTATGAAAAACGTCCCTCAATATGGTTATGGCTGGCTCACTGTTCTCGAATACACCGACAACAATAGCGTATTGCAGACATGGACCACCTACGCAGAAAGTAGCAGCACAGGGCACAGCACATGGTCGCGTCTTATTTCCAGCGATGGAACTGTTGGCGATTGGCGTAGAGTAGACTCCCCCGTTGTTGCCAAGGATTATAACAACGTGACGTGTGGCATTTTAGTCGATGATTTAGGCGATTGGAATCTAGTCAATAGTACCGGCTTTTTTGTCTGCAAAAACACCTCCATGAAAAACGGGCCAAGCTTAGGATCAACCCAAGGTCATTGGTGGACGTGTCATGTTATTAGAGTGCCTGATTCTGATGATTTAACGCAAACCATTACCAGCCTTGCTACAGATAACACCGCTCCTACTTTTGTGCGTCAATACACCACAGGGAAAGGCTGGACTTCTTGGCAGCGCATCGATTATTCAATGGTCGCGAACGATGCTCGAACAATCGAGATTGCAAATGGTGATGCAAACAGCTTTAAGGATAAAGCAGCGCATTATTCTGGCACGGGCTACGGCTGGAAAAACACACCTTCAAGCTTGGGTATTTTGTCTGTCTATCCATACAGTGACAACCCAGGGTGTTACCAGGAATTTGTTGGCTTTGAAGATGGCAGCTACTCAAGTCATAACAAATATTGCCGGATGCTATCACGCGATGGCAAAACCTGGTCAGATTGGATTTTAATCACGCCGCAACTTGTCACTAAAGAACAATACTGCAACAACATATACAACTGGAATGGCGCAACTAAAACTCAATTCATACGCTCATACAGCGCACAAAATCAGCCAGTTGGAGGGAATGTATTCTTTACAGGTATTAACCTTTTCCTTGATGACAAACAACACAAGGTCACAGGCCAGCTTGCAATCAGAGACAACGGAGAAACCTTTACACGCGCTCAAGTTATTTCTAGCTCAGATAATCCAGCAGATAAACCCTACAAGCCGTGGATACGCAACGATAACTCACCCACAGGAATTAAAAGCGATACTTTAAACCGTACACAAAACTCAGACGGAAGCCTCAAAGTAGAAGTAGACCTTAATCAACTTCACCCTGTCGGTGCTCTCTGGATTACCTTCAACGATAAAGCAATTCCCCCTTACCAAGGCAAAGGCATAACCTGGAAAAAAATAACCGACATAGACGCGGACCATGCAGGTCGTTTACTTGCTATCGCTGGCTCAAATAACTTTGCAGTCGGCGCAGGAGCAAAAGCAGGAACCACAGCAACAAATGATCACACGCTCACAATCGATGAAATGCCAGAACATAATCACGGCATTCCGAACGACTCAAACATCCAGCGTGGAGGTAGTGATGTTGGTGTTGTTAAGCCGACAACCGCCAATAAAAGCGATGACTACACTTTCAACACTGGTGGAGGCAAACCGCACTCTCATGGTCTCGACCCTGCGCGGTCTGGTGTAATTGTGTGGGAAAGGACAGCGTAA
- a CDS encoding ParB/RepB/Spo0J family partition protein: MASRAIQIRRKPKQKKLVKDIDDFVESHNGLKSELWADVEDCFLSPLKTDRKNISPEYIAGLAEDLKKRQINAVVAREYEGKYEVIAGECRYRAAKSINIKLLVRVVDWSDEEAIATIISENEKREDLCDYEKALFYLDCKGSLSIRAFAEKHNLDRNYVNRLFKLEKIPSSVESVFPMVDMSASQFEEIASRIKENSYYEDVFVALAPLLSQIETPITWKAFLAKVDRKVNPPERQPKKKIERYVFKAKDKEIGNIKPTETGYSVTIKKKMNQKNTRRFSKSLRDCLKSFLNGS, encoded by the coding sequence ATGGCATCAAGAGCAATTCAAATAAGAAGAAAACCAAAGCAAAAAAAGTTAGTTAAAGATATTGATGACTTCGTTGAAAGTCATAACGGTTTAAAGTCTGAGCTGTGGGCTGATGTTGAGGATTGTTTTCTTTCCCCGTTAAAAACAGATAGAAAAAATATTAGTCCAGAATATATTGCAGGACTTGCAGAGGACTTGAAAAAACGACAGATTAATGCAGTTGTCGCTAGAGAGTATGAAGGCAAGTATGAGGTTATAGCTGGAGAGTGTCGATATAGAGCGGCTAAAAGTATCAACATTAAGCTATTGGTTCGAGTTGTAGACTGGTCTGATGAAGAGGCAATTGCAACAATTATTTCTGAAAATGAGAAACGGGAAGACTTGTGTGATTATGAAAAGGCTTTGTTTTATCTTGATTGTAAAGGCAGCTTAAGTATTCGAGCATTTGCAGAAAAGCATAATCTAGATAGAAATTATGTTAATCGCCTTTTTAAGCTTGAAAAGATACCTAGCTCTGTTGAATCGGTTTTTCCTATGGTAGATATGAGTGCATCCCAGTTTGAAGAAATAGCTAGTAGAATTAAGGAAAATAGCTACTATGAGGATGTGTTTGTGGCGCTTGCTCCACTACTGTCTCAAATTGAGACACCTATCACTTGGAAGGCTTTTCTTGCAAAAGTAGACCGTAAGGTTAACCCTCCTGAGAGGCAACCAAAAAAGAAAATAGAGCGTTATGTTTTCAAGGCTAAGGACAAGGAAATAGGGAACATCAAGCCCACTGAAACGGGTTACTCTGTCACGATTAAAAAGAAAATGAATCAAAAAAATACAAGGCGTTTCAGCAAGAGCTTGAGGGATTGCTTGAAAAGTTTTCTTAATGGGTCCTAG
- a CDS encoding AAA family ATPase, with the protein MPIISIACSKGGVGKSTIATSLVVALQAKGYKTILVDCDSQFSASDWADVRDEDEKLPKIKHVQKVGRIKTTLQDLRDEYDFIIVDTGGHDSSSELRQSLTLCDLVLVPLRPSQHDVNTVATMIDLIEDAQEVANPNLRALYVLNAVSPVAKSKKLLEIRTALDEIDEIVLCKNHLCQRDAYIQTASDGRGVTEIKDKKANVEFEALAAEVLKQFKGKKYGIKSNSNKKKTKAKKVS; encoded by the coding sequence CCCTTCAAGCTAAAGGCTATAAAACTATTCTTGTTGATTGCGATAGTCAATTCTCAGCAAGTGATTGGGCTGATGTTCGCGATGAAGATGAGAAATTGCCAAAAATAAAGCACGTCCAAAAGGTAGGACGTATAAAAACGACTCTGCAAGACTTACGTGATGAATATGACTTTATTATTGTTGATACTGGTGGGCATGATAGCTCATCGGAGTTAAGGCAGTCTCTTACCTTGTGTGATTTAGTTCTAGTTCCGCTAAGACCAAGCCAGCACGATGTAAATACGGTCGCAACGATGATAGACCTTATTGAAGATGCTCAAGAAGTTGCAAACCCTAATTTAAGAGCATTATATGTACTAAATGCTGTGAGTCCTGTAGCAAAAAGCAAAAAGCTTCTTGAGATAAGAACGGCGCTTGATGAGATAGATGAAATCGTTTTGTGTAAAAATCATTTGTGTCAGCGTGATGCATACATTCAGACAGCAAGTGATGGTCGTGGTGTAACTGAGATCAAAGATAAAAAAGCTAACGTTGAGTTTGAAGCTTTAGCGGCCGAAGTGTTGAAACAATTTAAGGGTAAGAAATATGGCATCAAGAGCAATTCAAATAAGAAGAAAACCAAAGCAAAAAAAGTTAGTTAA